One window of Candidatus Rokuibacteriota bacterium genomic DNA carries:
- the dnaE gene encoding DNA polymerase III subunit alpha: MREHADFVHLHVHSEYSLLDGASRLDALVARARELRFPALALTDHGNLFGAIDFYLACQKAGIKPIIGAELYVAPGSRFGRANVDGQYEGANHLTVLARNRQGYQNLIKLVSKAYLEGFYYKPRVDRELLAQHAHGLVALSGCLNSEVSRLLSQGEERKAREVAGWHQEVFGKDYYFMEVQSHGLPEQPRVTEGTLRIGRAIGAPVVGTNDSHYLEAGHARAHEVLLCIQTGTTVRDPNRWRFSSEHFYLKAAEEMRQVFTEVPEAYRNSLAVAERCNLELAFDQFHLPRYQVPAGHSAESYLEQLAWEGLRRRYGASPPDAVADRLKHELAVIEKMGFAGYFLVVWDFIRFAKSRGIAVGPGRGSSAGSVTAYSLGITSIDPTRYGLLFERFLNPERVSMPDMDIDFSDDRRDEVIEYVATRYGRENVAQIITFGTLGAKAVIRDVGRALGIAYNEVDRIAKLVPNQLNITLEEALSKSPALAELVRSQPEVAELWEVARALEGCTRHASTHAAGVVISDEPLVEHIPLYKDPKKNEIVTGYAMEAIERIGLLKMDFLGLRTLTVIANTAKLVAATRGLSFDPDAIPLDDTKTYQLLSEAKTFGVFQLESPGMRDILRGLKPERLEDLIAIVSLYRPGPMELIPEFINRRHGRSKIAYEHPLMEKYLRETYGIMLYQEQVMQIASEMAGFTMGEADTLRRAMGKKDRELMVQQRRKFVEGCKAHGVLEKKAEKIWDMMEKFAGYGFNKCVTADVLIEMADGTLKPITEVRAGDVVLTKDGPFRASGVRPSGTRRVGRLRLANGMTLRCTADHPLFTQRGWVSTEDLTARDFVAVVRELPCGSQRVPSHLPALLGYALAEGSLGYEGHFYLYSKDPDEIGDMEAILSAFPNTSPRVEARADRSTRSVRPVRINPKRPSGAVEFLFHECGLQGKRALTKRVPPLVDRWSQDVIAVLVGKLFQGDGCIHPGTRSIFYATSSEGLAQDVRRLLLKLGLSSTIHRKVFSYRGGRRVGYTVNLLGGRSAYRRFQTLVGPSLVGKKRTALAKLVDSYAGMRRLLARGSVDIIPAELYRPQLREAILKRYPSLKAGCRDLGLAYGLLFADRRKLGIRRDTLEYLAERLESPQLDALSRSSVGWSRPKAFTLEGSEPTYDFEVPGAKSFIANGVVVHNSHGAAYAMVAYQTAYLKANYPVEFMAALLTSETGDTDKIVTYIDECRAMGIQVLPPDVNSSGIQFSVVRTAIRFGLAAIKNVGEAAIASILKTREERGPFASLADFCSRVDLRLVNRRVIESLIKAGTFDSLGMPRAELLASLDEAIEAGQRHQRDRQQGQTSLFDLMRDGERGPAPSAPSLRPPPPESETPDSVPEWESDQLLAYEKEVLGFYLSGHPLTRFKVLAERVGVTSIGELEGRSPGSRIVLFGHVTALKEIPTKSGERMAFATLEDLEGSVELTVFPGPFRTAAPLLRSREPILVRGRVDETERGRVVLAEDIRPLVEERVPAVSPPDPFDPGPLPRACRIRVRVRGDADTLLEQIRACCAEHRGSVPLFLHLLLPEQEVVILARELSVDPVPELTTKVEALLGPGSLLVEHARGR; encoded by the coding sequence ATGCGGGAGCACGCGGATTTCGTCCACCTCCATGTGCACTCCGAGTACAGCCTCCTCGACGGCGCCAGCCGCCTGGACGCGCTGGTCGCGCGGGCGCGGGAGCTCCGCTTCCCCGCGCTGGCCCTGACCGACCACGGTAACCTCTTCGGCGCCATCGATTTCTATCTGGCGTGCCAGAAGGCCGGGATCAAGCCCATCATCGGCGCCGAGCTCTACGTCGCCCCGGGCAGCCGGTTCGGGCGGGCCAACGTGGACGGTCAGTACGAAGGCGCTAACCACCTGACGGTCCTCGCCCGGAACCGTCAGGGCTATCAGAACCTGATCAAGCTTGTCTCGAAGGCATACCTCGAAGGCTTCTACTACAAGCCGCGCGTGGATCGGGAGCTCCTCGCCCAGCACGCCCACGGGCTCGTCGCCCTGTCCGGGTGCTTGAACTCGGAGGTCTCGCGCCTGCTCTCGCAGGGCGAGGAGCGGAAGGCTCGCGAAGTCGCCGGGTGGCACCAGGAGGTCTTCGGGAAGGACTACTACTTCATGGAGGTCCAGTCCCACGGCCTCCCCGAGCAGCCGAGGGTGACCGAGGGGACGCTGAGGATCGGCCGGGCGATCGGTGCTCCCGTCGTCGGGACCAACGACTCCCACTACCTCGAAGCTGGCCACGCGCGGGCCCACGAGGTGCTCCTCTGCATTCAGACCGGAACGACCGTCCGGGATCCGAACCGGTGGCGCTTCTCCTCCGAGCACTTCTACCTGAAGGCCGCCGAAGAGATGCGCCAGGTGTTCACGGAAGTGCCGGAGGCCTACCGGAACAGCCTGGCTGTCGCCGAGCGCTGCAACCTCGAGCTGGCCTTCGACCAGTTCCACCTACCCCGCTATCAGGTTCCGGCGGGGCACTCGGCCGAGAGCTACCTGGAGCAGCTGGCCTGGGAGGGGCTCCGCCGCCGGTACGGGGCCTCACCACCGGACGCGGTCGCGGATCGGCTGAAGCACGAGCTCGCGGTCATCGAGAAGATGGGCTTCGCCGGCTACTTCCTGGTCGTGTGGGACTTCATCCGCTTCGCGAAGTCCCGGGGCATCGCGGTCGGGCCGGGACGCGGCTCCTCGGCCGGCTCGGTCACGGCGTACTCCCTCGGGATCACCAGCATCGATCCGACGCGTTACGGTCTCCTCTTCGAGCGCTTCCTGAACCCCGAGCGCGTCTCGATGCCCGATATGGACATCGACTTTTCCGACGACCGCCGGGACGAGGTGATCGAGTACGTCGCCACCCGATACGGCAGGGAGAACGTGGCCCAGATCATCACCTTCGGGACGCTCGGGGCCAAAGCCGTGATCCGTGACGTCGGCCGCGCGCTCGGGATAGCCTACAACGAGGTCGACCGGATCGCCAAGCTGGTGCCCAACCAGCTCAATATCACCCTGGAGGAGGCGCTCTCCAAGTCGCCGGCCCTGGCGGAGCTGGTGCGGAGCCAACCCGAGGTAGCCGAGCTCTGGGAGGTCGCCAGGGCGCTCGAGGGGTGTACCCGCCACGCCTCGACCCACGCGGCGGGCGTGGTGATCTCGGACGAGCCCCTGGTCGAGCACATCCCGCTCTACAAGGATCCCAAGAAGAACGAGATCGTGACCGGCTACGCCATGGAGGCGATCGAGAGGATCGGCCTCCTGAAGATGGACTTCCTCGGGCTGCGGACCCTCACCGTGATCGCGAACACCGCGAAGCTGGTCGCCGCCACCCGGGGGCTCTCCTTCGACCCGGATGCGATTCCTTTGGACGACACGAAGACCTACCAGCTGCTCTCCGAGGCCAAGACCTTCGGCGTGTTCCAGCTCGAGTCCCCGGGGATGCGCGACATCCTGCGGGGCCTCAAGCCCGAGCGCCTGGAAGACCTGATCGCCATCGTCTCTCTCTACCGGCCGGGCCCCATGGAGCTGATCCCGGAGTTCATCAACCGGCGGCACGGGCGCTCGAAGATCGCCTACGAGCACCCGCTGATGGAGAAGTACCTGCGCGAGACGTACGGGATCATGCTCTACCAGGAGCAGGTGATGCAGATCGCTTCGGAGATGGCCGGCTTCACGATGGGCGAGGCCGACACGCTCCGCCGCGCCATGGGGAAGAAGGACCGAGAGCTCATGGTCCAACAGCGGCGTAAGTTTGTTGAGGGATGCAAGGCGCATGGCGTCCTGGAGAAGAAGGCCGAGAAGATCTGGGACATGATGGAAAAGTTCGCCGGCTACGGCTTCAACAAGTGCGTCACCGCCGACGTCCTGATCGAGATGGCCGACGGCACGCTGAAGCCGATCACCGAGGTCCGAGCAGGAGACGTTGTCCTGACAAAGGACGGGCCGTTCCGTGCGTCCGGCGTCAGGCCGAGCGGAACCAGACGGGTCGGCCGCCTCAGGCTTGCCAACGGCATGACGCTGCGCTGCACCGCCGATCATCCGCTCTTCACCCAGCGCGGATGGGTGAGCACGGAGGACCTCACCGCGCGCGATTTCGTGGCGGTGGTGCGCGAGCTCCCCTGTGGGAGCCAGCGGGTCCCGTCACACCTCCCGGCCCTGCTCGGCTACGCCCTTGCGGAGGGGAGCCTGGGCTACGAAGGCCATTTCTACCTCTACTCCAAGGACCCGGACGAGATCGGGGACATGGAGGCGATCCTCTCCGCCTTCCCGAATACCTCCCCCCGGGTCGAGGCTCGTGCCGACCGGAGCACCCGATCGGTCCGTCCCGTGCGAATTAATCCAAAGCGTCCGTCCGGAGCCGTGGAGTTCCTCTTCCATGAGTGCGGATTGCAGGGCAAGAGGGCGCTGACGAAGCGGGTCCCGCCGCTGGTAGACCGGTGGAGTCAGGACGTCATCGCGGTGCTTGTCGGGAAGCTGTTCCAGGGCGATGGGTGCATCCACCCCGGCACGCGATCCATCTTTTACGCCACATCATCCGAAGGGCTCGCACAGGATGTCCGCCGCCTCCTCCTCAAGCTCGGTCTGTCGTCGACGATTCACCGGAAGGTGTTCTCCTACCGTGGCGGGCGGCGGGTCGGGTACACGGTCAACCTGCTCGGGGGCCGATCCGCGTACCGGCGGTTCCAAACACTCGTGGGTCCGAGCCTGGTTGGGAAAAAGCGGACGGCGCTCGCCAAGCTCGTGGACTCCTACGCAGGTATGCGGAGGCTGCTCGCGCGCGGGAGCGTGGACATTATCCCGGCCGAACTCTACCGGCCACAGCTCCGAGAAGCGATCCTGAAACGGTATCCAAGCCTCAAGGCAGGCTGTCGGGACCTCGGGCTCGCATACGGATTGCTCTTTGCCGACCGGAGGAAACTGGGGATTCGTCGGGACACGCTCGAGTACCTAGCCGAGCGGCTCGAGTCGCCCCAGCTCGACGCGCTGTCACGATCCTCCGTCGGCTGGTCCAGACCCAAAGCGTTCACCCTGGAAGGCTCCGAGCCGACCTATGACTTCGAGGTGCCGGGGGCAAAGAGCTTCATTGCCAATGGTGTTGTCGTCCACAACTCGCACGGTGCGGCGTACGCGATGGTTGCGTACCAGACCGCCTATCTCAAGGCGAACTACCCGGTCGAGTTCATGGCAGCCCTGCTTACCTCCGAGACGGGCGACACGGACAAGATCGTCACGTACATCGACGAGTGCCGGGCGATGGGAATTCAGGTGCTGCCGCCCGACGTGAACTCCTCGGGCATCCAGTTCAGCGTGGTCAGGACGGCGATCCGGTTCGGCCTGGCCGCCATCAAGAACGTGGGCGAAGCCGCGATCGCCTCGATCCTGAAGACGCGCGAGGAGCGCGGCCCGTTCGCGTCGCTGGCGGACTTCTGCAGCCGGGTCGACCTGCGCCTCGTGAACCGGCGCGTGATCGAGAGCCTGATCAAGGCTGGCACCTTCGACTCGCTCGGCATGCCCCGCGCCGAGCTGCTCGCCTCCCTGGACGAGGCCATCGAGGCCGGGCAGCGCCACCAGCGCGACCGTCAGCAGGGGCAGACCTCGCTGTTTGATCTGATGCGCGACGGGGAGCGCGGTCCGGCACCCTCAGCCCCGTCGCTGCGCCCGCCACCTCCGGAATCGGAAACCCCAGACTCGGTCCCCGAGTGGGAGAGCGACCAGCTCTTGGCCTACGAGAAGGAGGTGCTCGGATTCTACCTCTCCGGTCACCCGCTGACCCGATTCAAGGTTCTGGCCGAACGCGTCGGTGTCACCTCGATCGGTGAGCTGGAAGGGCGCAGTCCCGGCTCGCGGATCGTGCTCTTCGGCCACGTCACCGCGCTCAAGGAGATCCCGACCAAGAGCGGCGAGCGGATGGCCTTCGCGACGCTGGAGGATCTGGAGGGAAGCGTCGAGCTGACGGTGTTCCCGGGTC
- a CDS encoding cobalamin-binding protein: MRIVSLLPSASEIAAALGLTEQLAGISHECDFPPDIVGKPVLTRPCLEPKSLGSPEIDTLIARRVREGRSIYELDVEGLRAADPDLILTQELCDVCAVGYRDVSLAIQQFPKKPEILALDPRFLGDMLRDIQRVAVAAGVAERARALVSGLRHRIETIAERAKEAVTLPGVACLEWLDPVYTAGHWVPELVELAGGRDVLAARGEPSRKITWELVLAAQPEVLVLMPCGFDIPRTLKELDLVTGRPGWGDVPAVKAGRAYAVNGHAYYNRSGPRLVEGLEYLAHLIHPELFPAKPPEDAVVPIA, encoded by the coding sequence ATGCGCATCGTCTCCCTCTTGCCGAGCGCCAGCGAGATCGCGGCGGCCTTGGGGTTAACCGAGCAGCTGGCAGGGATCAGCCACGAGTGCGACTTCCCGCCCGACATCGTCGGGAAGCCGGTCTTGACTCGCCCGTGCCTCGAGCCCAAGTCCCTCGGAAGTCCGGAGATCGACACGCTCATCGCCCGGCGAGTGCGTGAGGGCCGGAGCATATACGAGCTGGATGTCGAAGGGCTCCGGGCGGCAGATCCGGACCTGATCCTGACCCAGGAGTTGTGCGATGTCTGCGCGGTGGGCTATCGTGACGTTAGCCTCGCGATCCAGCAGTTTCCGAAAAAGCCCGAGATCCTCGCATTGGACCCGCGATTTCTCGGCGATATGCTTCGGGATATCCAGCGTGTGGCGGTGGCGGCTGGCGTCGCAGAGCGGGCGAGGGCGCTCGTGTCCGGACTCCGCCACCGGATCGAAACGATCGCCGAGCGGGCCAAGGAAGCGGTGACGCTGCCCGGCGTGGCCTGTCTCGAATGGCTCGACCCGGTCTACACGGCGGGCCACTGGGTGCCCGAGTTGGTGGAACTCGCCGGGGGGCGGGATGTGCTGGCGGCTCGGGGCGAACCCTCGCGAAAGATTACCTGGGAGCTGGTGCTGGCGGCGCAGCCCGAGGTGCTGGTCCTGATGCCGTGCGGCTTCGACATTCCCCGGACGCTGAAGGAGCTCGACCTCGTCACCGGGCGTCCCGGCTGGGGCGATGTCCCGGCGGTGAAGGCTGGGCGCGCGTACGCGGTGAACGGTCACGCCTACTACAACCGATCCGGGCCGCGGCTCGTTGAAGGCCTGGAGTACCTGGCCCACCTGATCCATCCAGAGCTGTTTCCGGCGAAGCCACCCGAGGACGCCGTGGTCCCGATCGCCTGA
- the guaA gene encoding glutamine-hydrolyzing GMP synthase, which yields MDKIAIVDFGSQYTQLIARRIRELSVYSEILPPTHPVEALLTGEYKGIILSGGPSSVYEEGAPLPPRRLFELDLPVLGICYGMQAMAYLLGGHVVPADRREYGRADLKLLGSQGLLDGVRPERGTSIIVWMSHGDTVMRPPRGFVSLASTENCPVAAMADPRRRLYAVQFHPEVVHTRQGRTILQNFLAFCEANPTWSMASFVDAVIPEIRRKVGDEQVLCALSGGVDSSVVAVLVHKAIGDRLTCIFVDNGLLRKGEAASVLHTFQDHFKMNLVHVDASKRFLDQLNGVVDPELKRKRIGAEFIAVFEEEARKLGDIPWLAQGTLYPDVIESVSAKGPSATIKTHHNVGGLPTRMKFKLLEPLRELFKDEVRQVGELLGLPPEIVWRQPFPGPGLAIRVLGDVTEERLGLLREADAIVQEEVRRAGLERELWQAFAVLLPVKTVGVMGDFRTYAQVIALRAVMSQDAMTADWARLPYDLLGKISNRIINEVKGVNRVVFDVSSKPPSTIEWE from the coding sequence GTGGACAAGATCGCGATTGTCGACTTCGGGTCCCAGTACACTCAGCTCATCGCGCGCCGCATCCGTGAGCTCTCCGTTTACTCGGAGATCCTCCCGCCGACCCACCCGGTGGAGGCGCTCCTGACCGGGGAGTACAAGGGGATCATCCTCTCGGGCGGGCCGTCCAGCGTCTACGAGGAAGGGGCGCCGCTTCCTCCACGGCGGTTGTTCGAGCTCGACCTGCCGGTCCTCGGCATCTGCTACGGGATGCAGGCCATGGCCTACCTCCTGGGCGGCCACGTCGTCCCCGCCGATCGCCGGGAGTACGGCCGGGCGGACCTGAAGCTCCTGGGGAGCCAGGGGCTCCTCGACGGGGTCAGGCCCGAGCGCGGGACGTCCATCATCGTCTGGATGAGCCACGGGGACACGGTGATGCGTCCGCCCAGGGGATTCGTCTCCCTGGCCTCGACCGAGAACTGCCCGGTCGCGGCCATGGCGGACCCGCGGCGGCGCCTGTACGCTGTCCAGTTCCACCCGGAGGTGGTCCACACGCGGCAGGGGCGGACGATCCTCCAGAACTTTCTCGCGTTCTGCGAGGCCAACCCGACCTGGTCGATGGCGTCGTTCGTCGATGCGGTCATCCCCGAGATCAGGAGGAAGGTGGGCGACGAACAGGTCCTCTGCGCTCTGTCGGGCGGCGTGGACTCGTCCGTCGTCGCGGTGCTCGTCCACAAGGCCATCGGCGACCGGCTCACCTGCATCTTCGTTGACAACGGGCTCCTGCGGAAGGGCGAGGCCGCAAGCGTGCTGCACACCTTCCAGGACCACTTCAAGATGAACCTCGTCCACGTGGACGCCTCCAAGCGCTTTCTCGACCAGCTCAACGGGGTCGTCGATCCAGAGCTCAAGCGGAAGCGGATCGGCGCCGAGTTCATCGCGGTGTTCGAGGAAGAGGCGCGGAAGCTGGGCGACATCCCCTGGCTCGCCCAGGGAACCCTCTACCCCGACGTGATCGAATCGGTGTCGGCGAAGGGGCCATCGGCCACGATCAAGACCCACCACAACGTGGGCGGGCTTCCCACGCGGATGAAGTTCAAGCTCCTGGAACCCCTCCGCGAGCTGTTCAAGGACGAGGTCCGGCAGGTGGGAGAGCTCCTGGGGTTGCCGCCCGAGATCGTGTGGCGCCAGCCGTTTCCGGGACCCGGGCTCGCGATCCGCGTGCTGGGCGACGTCACCGAGGAACGTCTGGGGCTGCTCAGGGAGGCCGATGCGATCGTCCAGGAGGAGGTGCGTCGGGCCGGCCTCGAACGGGAGCTCTGGCAGGCCTTCGCGGTCCTCCTCCCGGTGAAGACGGTGGGGGTGATGGGCGATTTCCGGACTTACGCGCAGGTTATCGCGCTGCGGGCCGTCATGAGCCAGGACGCGATGACGGCAGACTGGGCGCGGCTCCCGTACGATCTGCTGGGCAAGATCTCCAACCGCATCATCAACGAGGTGAAGGGGGTGAACCGCGTCGTCTTCGACGTCTCCTCCAAGCCCCCGAGCACGATCGAGTGGGAGTAG
- a CDS encoding GuaB3 family IMP dehydrogenase-related protein, translating into MGMWVGRGRKARVAYGFDDISLVPGTVTVNPNEVDISWDICGRRFEIPIIAAAMDGVVGPRLAVEMGRLGGLAVLNLEGIFARYEDPEAVLDRIVSASLEEATKIIQSIYGEPIKEELIHKGITEIKKGGGPAAVSSIPQRAERFAKIAEEAGADIFVVQSTVTTARHIATEYTPLDFRKLKKNLSIPLIVGNVVTYEACLELMECGVDALLIGVGPGAACTSREVLGLGVPQVTATADSAAARDFYLKQRGRYVPIITDGGMTTGGDICKALAAGADAVMIGSAFARAEEAPGRGYHWGMATPHQNLPRGTRIRVGVVGLLEQILFGPAFTDDGTMNLVGAIRTCMGSVGARTIRELQLTELIIAPAIKTEGKIFQRAQKLGTPR; encoded by the coding sequence ATGGGCATGTGGGTCGGCCGGGGGCGAAAGGCGCGGGTCGCCTATGGCTTCGATGACATTTCCCTGGTTCCGGGAACGGTGACCGTCAACCCCAACGAGGTGGACATCTCCTGGGACATCTGCGGGCGGCGCTTCGAGATCCCGATCATCGCCGCGGCCATGGATGGCGTGGTTGGGCCGCGGCTGGCGGTGGAGATGGGACGGCTCGGCGGCCTGGCGGTGCTGAACCTGGAAGGCATCTTCGCGCGCTACGAGGACCCCGAGGCGGTGCTCGACCGGATCGTGTCGGCGAGCCTCGAAGAGGCCACGAAGATCATCCAGTCGATCTACGGCGAGCCCATCAAGGAGGAGCTGATCCACAAGGGGATCACCGAGATCAAGAAGGGCGGGGGGCCGGCGGCGGTCTCGTCGATCCCGCAGCGCGCCGAGCGTTTCGCCAAGATCGCGGAGGAAGCCGGGGCCGACATCTTCGTCGTCCAGTCGACGGTGACCACGGCGCGCCACATCGCCACCGAGTACACGCCCCTCGACTTCCGGAAGCTGAAGAAGAACCTCTCGATCCCCCTCATCGTGGGGAATGTGGTCACCTACGAGGCGTGCCTCGAGCTCATGGAGTGCGGCGTGGATGCGCTCCTCATCGGCGTCGGGCCGGGCGCGGCCTGCACGAGCCGCGAGGTCCTGGGACTCGGCGTTCCGCAGGTGACGGCCACGGCCGACTCGGCGGCCGCCCGGGATTTTTACCTCAAGCAGAGGGGGCGGTACGTCCCGATCATCACCGACGGCGGGATGACCACCGGCGGCGACATCTGCAAGGCTCTCGCTGCCGGGGCTGATGCTGTCATGATCGGTTCGGCGTTCGCCCGGGCCGAGGAGGCGCCGGGCCGCGGGTACCACTGGGGCATGGCCACACCTCACCAGAATCTCCCCCGCGGCACCCGGATCCGTGTCGGCGTGGTGGGGCTCCTCGAGCAGATCCTCTTTGGTCCGGCCTTCACCGATGATGGGACGATGAACCTGGTCGGCGCGATCCGGACCTGCATGGGCTCGGTGGGGGCCCGGACCATCCGCGAGCTCCAGCTCACCGAGCTGATCATCGCGCCGGCGATCAAGACCGAAGGGAAGATCTTCCAGCGCGCCCAGAAGCTGGGAACGCCGCGCTGA
- a CDS encoding type III pantothenate kinase — protein MLLVMNVGNTNTVVGVFEGRRLCVSWRLTSRREQTADEYGVFIQTLLQGRALEPRQISAVAISNVVPPVQQTLEWMCEKYFGFLPFSVEPGVNVAMPLRVENPAEVGPDRVVDAVGALELYGPAPLIVIDFGTATTFDCVNARGEFVGGAIAPGIVVASEALISKAARLFRVELVRPKDAIGRNTITNIQSGIIYGYAGLVDGLVERMRAELGGPATVVATGGLAGLIQEVARTIQQVNADLALEGIRIIYEQARSRS, from the coding sequence ATGCTGCTCGTCATGAACGTCGGCAACACGAACACGGTCGTCGGGGTTTTCGAGGGCCGGCGCCTGTGCGTCTCCTGGCGTCTGACGAGCCGGCGCGAACAGACCGCCGACGAGTACGGGGTCTTCATCCAGACCCTGTTGCAGGGCCGCGCACTCGAGCCGCGCCAGATCAGCGCCGTGGCGATCTCCAACGTCGTCCCGCCCGTCCAGCAGACCCTCGAATGGATGTGCGAGAAGTACTTCGGGTTCCTCCCGTTCAGCGTGGAGCCGGGCGTCAACGTCGCGATGCCGCTCCGGGTCGAGAACCCGGCCGAGGTCGGCCCCGATCGCGTCGTGGACGCGGTCGGCGCCCTCGAGCTCTACGGCCCCGCGCCGCTCATCGTGATCGACTTCGGCACCGCCACCACCTTCGACTGCGTGAACGCGCGCGGCGAGTTCGTCGGCGGGGCGATCGCTCCGGGGATCGTCGTCGCCTCCGAGGCGCTGATCTCGAAGGCGGCGCGCCTCTTCCGGGTGGAGCTGGTCCGCCCCAAGGACGCGATCGGCCGGAACACGATCACCAACATCCAGTCGGGGATCATCTACGGGTACGCGGGGCTGGTGGACGGGCTGGTGGAGCGGATGCGGGCCGAGCTGGGCGGGCCCGCAACGGTCGTCGCGACCGGCGGGCTGGCCGGACTGATCCAGGAGGTCGCGCGGACGATCCAGCAGGTGAACGCCGACCTGGCACTGGAGGGGATCAGGATCATCTACGAGCAGGCCCGGAGCCGGAGCTAG
- a CDS encoding biotin--[acetyl-CoA-carboxylase] ligase yields MSDASTPLSTLADAPSSGRLFPGLAARLPIGRLGRAFHAFQAATSTQDELRRLAEAGAPEGTVVVADHQTRGRGRHGRQWLDAPGANLLVSVLLRPEIPPARVPQLSLLAVVAAAEALTLATGVAVGIRWPNDLQVGERKLGGILAEAVTAGERVEHVTLGLGINVNQTEFPADLAPRVTSLALEARLMLDREAILEALLGSLDRWYARYLREGFAPVRAGWCRASLTLGQPVSTAGVTGVAEDLDADGALIVRTREGTRVRLVAGELR; encoded by the coding sequence GTGTCGGACGCCTCGACGCCGCTAAGCACGCTGGCTGACGCGCCGTCTTCCGGCCGGCTCTTCCCCGGACTTGCCGCGCGCCTGCCCATCGGCCGGCTGGGGCGCGCCTTCCATGCGTTTCAGGCCGCCACCTCGACCCAGGACGAGCTTCGCCGCCTGGCCGAAGCCGGGGCTCCAGAGGGGACGGTCGTCGTGGCCGACCATCAGACCCGGGGGCGGGGTCGTCACGGCCGGCAGTGGCTCGATGCGCCCGGAGCCAACCTCCTGGTCTCGGTTCTGCTGCGCCCCGAGATTCCGCCGGCACGAGTCCCCCAGCTCTCCCTTCTCGCGGTGGTGGCGGCCGCCGAGGCGCTCACGCTGGCGACGGGCGTCGCAGTCGGGATCCGCTGGCCAAACGACCTCCAGGTCGGCGAGCGGAAACTGGGCGGGATTCTCGCCGAGGCCGTCACGGCGGGTGAGCGCGTCGAGCATGTGACTCTCGGCCTCGGGATCAACGTGAACCAGACCGAGTTTCCCGCCGACCTGGCTCCCCGCGTCACCTCCCTGGCCCTCGAGGCCAGGCTGATGCTGGACCGGGAAGCCATCCTGGAGGCGCTTCTCGGATCCCTGGACCGGTGGTACGCGCGCTACCTTCGGGAGGGCTTCGCGCCCGTGCGCGCGGGCTGGTGCCGGGCTTCCCTCACGCTGGGGCAGCCGGTCAGCACGGCCGGCGTGACGGGCGTCGCCGAGGACCTGGACGCGGATGGCGCGCTGATCGTGCGCACGCGGGAGGGGACCCGTGTGAGGCTCGTCGCCGGCGAGCTCCGCTAA